The proteins below come from a single Candidatus Bathyarchaeota archaeon genomic window:
- a CDS encoding arcadin 1: MMFRVRVNKIESTKDLDGNLGKRIELLEEREVNPYVLRPQSDEAKMAQEVMQALQQQMPFLPQRTQMATPKIILFLTEPEYDSFGITFDVNQVYEVVLENQSIRFMKV; this comes from the coding sequence ATGATGTTTCGTGTACGCGTAAACAAGATTGAATCCACAAAAGATTTAGACGGTAACTTAGGCAAAAGAATCGAACTGCTGGAAGAACGCGAAGTTAACCCGTACGTGTTAAGACCCCAGTCTGACGAGGCAAAAATGGCGCAAGAAGTCATGCAGGCGCTTCAACAGCAAATGCCTTTCCTACCCCAGCGAACCCAAATGGCAACGCCTAAAATCATTCTATTCCTCACTGAACCAGAGTACGACAGTTTTGGCATAACCTTTGACGTAAACCAAGTCTATGAGGTCGTGCTGGAGAACCAATCAATCCGGTTCATGAAAGTTTAA
- a CDS encoding DUF5518 domain-containing protein, producing MFGGTMLGTVVGFIVVVALALFAPVVGLIIGGFIGGLVAGLIAGGALRGALAGFVAGVLGAAVIALLGFFNLIVMGGSLFGVLGAIAGGLVGIVATIIALIVGAIIPAIGGFIGGAIRHL from the coding sequence ATGTTTGGTGGCACAATGCTGGGAACAGTTGTTGGCTTTATAGTTGTTGTAGCGTTAGCTTTGTTTGCTCCAGTAGTTGGATTGATAATAGGCGGCTTCATCGGTGGTTTAGTAGCGGGATTAATTGCGGGTGGTGCACTTAGAGGCGCACTTGCAGGTTTTGTTGCTGGTGTTTTGGGCGCGGCGGTGATTGCATTGCTTGGCTTCTTTAACCTGATAGTTATGGGTGGTTCTTTGTTTGGCGTCTTGGGCGCTATCGCTGGAGGTTTAGTTGGGATTGTAGCAACAATCATAGCCTTGATAGTGGGCGCGATAATTCCAGCAATCGGTGGCTTTATCGGCGGCGCAATCAGACACCTTTAA
- a CDS encoding TIGR00266 family protein: protein MKFEVKYKPSYAMLLTQLDPGETITAESGAMTYMNPNIEVHTRKREKSLLGSIGLKLLGGQSFWVNDYTAVNGPGEAAFVAAPVGDIEKLEVTPGRGYVIQKSAYIASTQGIDLDVKWEGFTKGLFGQGLFMIKATGSGQLFINTFGAIDVHTLQPGQTLIVDNFHLVGFSDSCSYRVTRFGGLKETLFSGEGLVTQITGPGEVHIQTKNLREFSEWLWTLLEPKVRATRAR from the coding sequence ATGAAGTTTGAAGTTAAATACAAACCCTCATACGCTATGCTACTCACTCAACTTGACCCAGGCGAAACCATCACCGCAGAATCAGGCGCAATGACCTACATGAACCCAAACATTGAAGTCCACACAAGAAAACGCGAAAAAAGCCTGCTTGGCAGTATAGGCTTAAAACTCTTGGGCGGGCAATCCTTTTGGGTTAACGATTACACTGCTGTCAATGGCCCCGGAGAAGCCGCTTTTGTAGCAGCACCAGTTGGTGATATAGAAAAACTTGAAGTCACCCCCGGTAGAGGCTACGTTATCCAGAAATCCGCATATATCGCTTCCACGCAGGGCATAGACTTAGACGTGAAATGGGAAGGCTTCACTAAAGGTCTCTTTGGACAAGGCTTGTTTATGATTAAAGCCACAGGAAGTGGGCAACTTTTCATTAACACTTTTGGAGCCATAGACGTGCACACCCTGCAGCCGGGGCAAACCTTGATTGTGGATAACTTCCATTTGGTCGGGTTTAGTGACTCCTGTAGCTACAGAGTCACACGGTTTGGCGGCTTAAAAGAAACACTGTTTAGTGGCGAGGGCTTAGTCACCCAGATTACAGGTCCCGGAGAAGTGCATATTCAGACCAAGAACCTGCGTGAGTTCAGTGAGTGGCTTTGGACACTGCTTGAACCTAAAGTAAGAGCAACACGCGCACGATAA
- a CDS encoding NERD domain-containing protein has translation MPKLSLKRKPQSQKKQPKTAEPQDAAKETSQQPNLESTAEEQIIVEAKVAPEQKTDVKTEADQPKEQSQTANKPTKKEKKSKKEKPKEEPKKASLKIVKGSSSFVKKQKRKYLAFTVLCIVVFCLLLVVFCVRAILLFSLDIFEIAGLLACIAPAALAYFFMHKYRVYSGGADGEKAVNHQLKNNLTSDYTLINNLYLKDKGGDIDHILLAPNGVFVLETKNWKGKISCYGDVWQREGMRDMGSPSRQVRRNAAKIKRIIDVAPQLRDLNVYVGGIVVFTNNHATLELKSPTVAVVKAQNLTSYITKLQTNRFYTKKQLEEIQKELFNPNVKRVLRRNF, from the coding sequence ATGCCAAAGCTCTCGCTAAAACGCAAACCGCAAAGCCAAAAGAAACAACCAAAGACAGCTGAGCCACAAGATGCTGCAAAAGAAACATCACAGCAACCTAATTTGGAATCTACTGCTGAAGAGCAAATCATCGTGGAAGCCAAAGTTGCGCCAGAGCAGAAAACTGACGTTAAAACTGAAGCAGACCAACCAAAAGAGCAATCACAAACTGCAAACAAACCCACAAAAAAAGAGAAAAAATCAAAGAAAGAAAAACCCAAAGAAGAACCAAAAAAAGCATCTCTAAAAATAGTCAAGGGCTCCAGTAGCTTTGTTAAAAAGCAGAAAAGAAAATACCTCGCCTTTACGGTTTTGTGTATTGTTGTTTTCTGTTTACTTTTGGTGGTTTTTTGTGTTCGAGCGATTTTGCTGTTTTCGTTGGACATTTTTGAAATCGCGGGTTTGCTTGCTTGTATTGCACCTGCTGCTTTAGCTTACTTTTTCATGCACAAGTACAGGGTGTACAGCGGTGGTGCTGATGGTGAAAAAGCGGTTAATCATCAACTAAAAAACAACTTAACCAGCGATTACACCCTAATCAACAACCTCTACCTCAAAGACAAAGGAGGAGACATCGACCACATCCTGCTTGCCCCAAACGGTGTGTTCGTGTTGGAAACCAAGAATTGGAAGGGCAAAATTAGCTGTTATGGGGATGTTTGGCAGCGAGAGGGGATGCGTGACATGGGGAGTCCAAGTCGGCAGGTTCGAAGAAATGCTGCCAAAATCAAACGCATTATTGATGTTGCGCCTCAACTGCGGGATTTGAATGTTTACGTGGGGGGCATAGTGGTTTTCACTAACAACCATGCCACTTTGGAATTAAAGAGTCCCACGGTAGCAGTGGTTAAGGCTCAAAACTTGACCAGTTACATAACTAAATTGCAAACCAACAGGTTTTACACTAAAAAGCAGCTTGAAGAAATACAAAAAGAACTCTTTAACCCTAACGTGAAGCGAGTTTTAAGGCGTAATTTTTAG
- a CDS encoding acylphosphatase: MNTRAHVYVTGLVQGVYFRQNTKRLAKKFGVTGWVRNLPDGRVEATFEGEQAAVEEMVHYCKEGTIRAKVTDAQVSWEPFKGEFADFQIV; encoded by the coding sequence ATGAACACACGAGCACACGTGTACGTAACGGGACTAGTTCAGGGCGTTTATTTTAGGCAAAACACTAAGCGGTTAGCTAAAAAATTTGGTGTAACAGGTTGGGTTCGCAACTTGCCCGATGGCAGAGTGGAAGCTACTTTTGAGGGCGAACAAGCCGCCGTGGAAGAGATGGTGCATTACTGCAAAGAGGGCACGATAAGGGCAAAAGTGACGGATGCACAGGTGTCGTGGGAACCGTTTAAGGGCGAATTTGCTGATTTTCAAATAGTCTAA
- a CDS encoding DUF308 domain-containing protein, whose protein sequence is MSNEKSAAGYRVLEIILGIFALAVGILALIYPTITVVTLVVLFGIALIAVGILRLATAYTSQLPDSARSSNAVIGVIALIVGLLVVFFPEFATISLTILIGIGLLIYAIGRLVVGGAATNLNGALRALIILFGILVAVFALIVIFFPVVGIFTYAFFVSLALILIGMDSIASGIVGIPLT, encoded by the coding sequence TTGAGCAATGAGAAGTCTGCAGCTGGATATAGAGTTTTAGAAATTATTCTGGGAATTTTCGCGTTGGCAGTGGGCATTTTAGCCTTGATTTATCCAACCATAACTGTTGTTACCCTAGTGGTTCTGTTTGGAATAGCATTAATTGCAGTAGGAATCTTGCGGCTTGCAACAGCATACACATCACAACTTCCAGACTCAGCTAGGTCAAGCAATGCAGTAATAGGCGTAATAGCACTTATTGTAGGCTTGTTGGTCGTATTTTTTCCAGAGTTTGCAACGATTTCTTTAACGATTTTAATCGGAATTGGTCTTTTGATTTACGCAATCGGGCGTCTAGTCGTTGGTGGAGCAGCAACTAATCTAAATGGGGCTCTAAGAGCACTAATTATTCTGTTTGGCATCTTGGTCGCGGTGTTTGCTTTGATTGTAATATTTTTCCCTGTCGTCGGAATTTTTACCTACGCCTTTTTTGTTTCACTTGCCCTCATCCTAATCGGCATGGACAGCATAGCCTCAGGAATAGTCGGTATTCCCCTTACCTAA